In Alicyclobacillus macrosporangiidus CPP55, a single window of DNA contains:
- a CDS encoding DNA cytosine methyltransferase has protein sequence MELNMVSLCSGVGCIDLAASWFGIRTVLFCEIDPFARRVLEKRFPGVPIISDIRDVNVQTVKEATGLERIDIVCGGWPCQPHSVAGERQASKDERDLWPEFRRVLRDLRPRWFVGESVRGLLSSETGRFFGGVLRDLAQLGFDVRWSVHGACDVGAPHRRERVFLLAYTNEK, from the coding sequence ATGGAATTGAACATGGTCAGTCTTTGCAGTGGTGTCGGTTGCATCGATCTCGCTGCTTCATGGTTCGGTATCCGAACCGTTCTCTTTTGCGAGATTGATCCGTTTGCGCGGCGCGTGTTGGAAAAACGATTCCCCGGAGTGCCGATAATCAGCGACATCCGCGATGTGAACGTACAGACCGTGAAGGAGGCGACGGGGCTTGAGCGGATCGACATCGTTTGCGGAGGCTGGCCTTGCCAGCCGCACAGCGTTGCAGGGGAGCGCCAAGCAAGCAAGGACGAACGGGATCTTTGGCCCGAGTTCCGGAGAGTGCTTCGCGATCTTAGGCCCAGATGGTTCGTGGGCGAAAGTGTACGGGGACTATTGTCAAGTGAAACTGGACGGTTCTTTGGAGGAGTTCTGCGGGACCTGGCCCAGCTCGGGTTTGATGTACGGTGGTCGGTGCATGGAGCATGCGACGTGGGTGCCCCGCACAGGCGTGAGCGCGTCTTCTTGCTGGCCTACACCAACGAAAAGTGA
- a CDS encoding disulfide bond formation protein B: MVPSRGRWCAALGVALTATTVSLYWSIFNGWIPCELCWIERLCIYPLVLVCLLGLFLPKTARRLAAPLLAGGVAVSLYHSLLQWRAAAAPVLICSPNASCAVPEFVYFHAVTPAFCALVAFCVIAALLFAPAPMGLTSGRVRRERGTA, from the coding sequence GTGGTACCGTCGCGCGGCAGATGGTGTGCGGCTTTGGGCGTTGCGTTGACCGCTACGACGGTCAGTCTGTATTGGAGCATCTTTAATGGCTGGATCCCCTGCGAGCTGTGCTGGATCGAGCGGTTGTGCATATACCCGCTGGTATTGGTGTGTCTGCTCGGCCTGTTCCTGCCGAAGACGGCGCGTCGGTTGGCGGCGCCGTTGTTGGCGGGTGGAGTTGCGGTGTCCCTGTACCATAGCCTGCTGCAGTGGCGCGCCGCGGCGGCGCCCGTCTTGATATGTTCGCCGAACGCGTCGTGCGCGGTGCCGGAGTTCGTGTACTTCCATGCTGTTACGCCAGCGTTTTGTGCGTTGGTGGCGTTTTGCGTGATTGCCGCGTTATTGTTCGCGCCGGCGCCGATGGGACTGACGAGTGGCCGGGTTCGACGGGAACGGGGAACCGCTTGA
- a CDS encoding LysM peptidoglycan-binding domain-containing protein: MKFRAKAILATTMLAAGTLGTATAFAATTNSTSSSGTGSTPAQHAPRSHQGSRFDFGAASAEIAKILGIDQPTLKSDIQAGQTLAQIAQAQGISEQTLISDLEADFKQHLDQAVQNGKLTADKEQTMLQKFDANVQKLVESKLNQIAKKPEGFGPMPQLAEVANILGIDQTTLKSDLQSGQTLAQIANSKGISEQTLISDLESALKQKLDQAVQNGKLTSQQEQQMLQKFESNAQKFVESKFAAPLPKGPGGFGDLNQIAQILGVDKQTLLQDLKNGQSIAQVAESKGISVDSLVSQLVSNAKSKLDQAVQRGKLTAGKEQQILDNLQQRLTQLVQNQGPFGHPGDNANQEATQSTSNANTNANQS, encoded by the coding sequence ATGAAATTCAGGGCAAAGGCTATCCTGGCAACGACGATGTTGGCGGCTGGAACGCTCGGCACGGCGACCGCATTCGCGGCAACAACCAACAGCACTTCGTCCTCAGGCACAGGGTCCACTCCGGCACAGCACGCTCCGCGTAGTCACCAGGGTTCGCGCTTCGATTTCGGCGCGGCGTCTGCGGAGATCGCCAAGATCCTCGGCATTGACCAGCCCACCCTGAAATCGGACATCCAGGCTGGCCAGACGCTCGCGCAAATTGCACAGGCCCAAGGCATCTCAGAACAAACCCTCATCTCTGACCTGGAGGCCGATTTCAAACAGCACCTTGATCAAGCCGTGCAAAATGGAAAGCTAACGGCGGACAAGGAGCAAACCATGCTCCAGAAGTTCGACGCCAACGTGCAGAAGCTGGTCGAAAGCAAACTCAATCAGATTGCCAAGAAACCCGAAGGATTCGGCCCGATGCCGCAACTCGCTGAAGTGGCCAACATCCTCGGCATCGACCAGACCACGCTGAAGTCTGACCTGCAATCCGGCCAGACGCTGGCGCAGATCGCGAACTCCAAGGGCATCTCGGAACAGACGCTCATCTCCGACTTGGAATCGGCACTAAAACAGAAGCTTGACCAAGCGGTGCAAAATGGTAAGCTGACGTCGCAGCAAGAACAGCAGATGCTGCAGAAGTTTGAGTCCAATGCTCAGAAATTCGTCGAGAGCAAGTTCGCGGCCCCACTCCCGAAGGGACCCGGCGGCTTTGGTGACCTGAATCAGATCGCCCAAATCCTTGGTGTGGATAAACAAACCCTGCTTCAGGACCTGAAAAACGGACAGTCCATCGCACAGGTGGCAGAGAGCAAGGGAATCTCTGTTGACAGCTTAGTCTCACAGTTGGTATCCAACGCCAAGTCCAAGCTCGACCAAGCCGTCCAACGCGGGAAACTCACTGCAGGCAAAGAACAACAGATACTTGACAACCTGCAGCAGCGCCTGACGCAACTCGTCCAGAATCAGGGACCATTTGGGCATCCTGGCGACAATGCGAACCAAGAAGCCACACAAAGTACGTCAAACGCCAACACCAACGCCAACCAAAGCTGA
- a CDS encoding DUF2653 family protein codes for MRMRRLALTIAACLVLVQPTIADAATYRGGSTYSSRVSSSSTFSGGSAYHSSYTAPSLSAGTVSGSRGAAGATAGSSSSYRSGYTAPSSSVGTTTGSSSTYHSGYKAPSPNVRTPNSGYTSGTVQRPSLSAGHVAAFGAGMLLGSMLHPFGWGWSAPYAAAPVYASGGIGATPAGMAAAAPGWSWVGTILDLVLLAAVVLAIVALVRRLRRRKRTGVFATASTDAADDSGAGMAMYLDEQAMVDACCEYVARREGCPPQQVEVDLQFDNGRFAADARIGGWRHRHLSQQDMVDAVAEFVSERESVSPHRVRVDLQFSEQNGVTADAVVV; via the coding sequence ATGCGAATGCGGCGTTTGGCATTGACGATAGCCGCCTGTCTGGTGCTCGTTCAGCCCACGATTGCTGACGCGGCCACCTATCGAGGCGGAAGCACCTACTCGTCTAGAGTGTCGAGTTCTTCCACGTTCAGTGGCGGTTCCGCGTATCACTCCAGTTATACTGCTCCGTCGTTAAGTGCTGGCACTGTATCGGGAAGCCGGGGTGCAGCCGGGGCGACGGCGGGTTCCAGTTCTTCGTACCGTTCCGGGTACACCGCCCCGTCTTCGAGCGTTGGCACGACAACCGGTTCGAGTTCCACTTACCATTCCGGCTACAAGGCACCGTCGCCCAACGTCCGGACGCCCAATTCCGGATACACGTCTGGCACGGTGCAGAGGCCGTCGCTGTCGGCCGGGCACGTGGCGGCATTCGGCGCCGGGATGTTGCTGGGCAGCATGCTGCACCCGTTCGGTTGGGGATGGTCTGCACCATACGCCGCAGCTCCTGTGTACGCGTCCGGGGGAATCGGAGCGACACCTGCGGGGATGGCAGCGGCTGCTCCGGGGTGGTCATGGGTCGGCACGATTCTTGACCTGGTTTTGTTGGCCGCCGTGGTGCTGGCCATCGTGGCACTGGTGCGGCGTCTGCGCCGCAGGAAGCGCACGGGTGTCTTCGCAACGGCGTCAACGGATGCGGCGGATGATTCGGGGGCTGGTATGGCGATGTATCTGGACGAACAGGCGATGGTGGATGCCTGCTGCGAGTACGTCGCGCGGCGGGAAGGCTGTCCACCTCAGCAAGTCGAGGTTGACCTGCAGTTCGACAATGGCCGGTTTGCGGCGGATGCGAGAATTGGCGGCTGGCGGCACCGGCACCTGAGTCAGCAGGACATGGTGGACGCCGTGGCGGAGTTCGTATCGGAGCGGGAATCTGTGTCGCCGCACCGGGTGCGGGTGGACTTGCAGTTCTCGGAACAGAACGGGGTCACCGCGGATGCCGTGGTGGTGTAG
- a CDS encoding YkgJ family cysteine cluster protein produces MRVDMQMLERIHGGQASMFLRNFLERNIVMVPDVSDPQNIEQKKVQAFIRLGNLVDEQIKEIEQNTGIHPTCSKGCSYCCYQAIYVSTIEAEIITYWLQQQHDRNLTRYVKRRLKTWIASFRKAGFSNTFDDSDEYKRRYFQAHIPCPFLTESKTCAIYPVRPSACRTYFSFADPRLCREDPFVDFTLNGSVWGATLLMCFITSHESVRKDPNSGKNFLDDLPTLLPLAVKKFFQ; encoded by the coding sequence ATGCGTGTTGACATGCAAATGTTAGAAAGAATTCATGGGGGACAGGCGTCGATGTTCCTTCGTAACTTTCTTGAGCGAAACATAGTGATGGTTCCCGACGTTAGTGACCCACAAAATATTGAGCAAAAAAAGGTACAAGCCTTCATCAGACTGGGAAATTTAGTAGATGAGCAAATAAAAGAAATCGAACAAAATACAGGCATTCATCCCACATGCTCTAAAGGCTGCTCATACTGTTGTTATCAAGCCATTTACGTGTCAACCATCGAAGCCGAAATTATTACCTATTGGCTCCAACAACAGCATGATAGAAATCTGACCAGATACGTTAAAAGAAGGTTAAAAACGTGGATTGCATCGTTCCGTAAAGCTGGATTCTCTAATACCTTTGACGACTCGGATGAATATAAACGACGTTATTTTCAAGCTCACATCCCTTGCCCATTTTTAACCGAATCAAAGACATGTGCTATTTATCCAGTCCGTCCTAGCGCGTGTCGTACATATTTCTCGTTCGCCGATCCCCGGCTATGTCGCGAAGATCCGTTCGTTGATTTCACATTGAATGGTTCCGTGTGGGGAGCGACGTTGCTCATGTGCTTCATTACTTCCCATGAGAGTGTTAGAAAAGATCCTAACTCGGGAAAGAACTTTTTGGATGATCTTCCGACCCTTTTGCCGTTAGCAGTGAAAAAATTTTTCCAGTAA
- a CDS encoding site-2 protease family protein, whose translation MLSGLKGLVVGLFFLEWNLLPHTRQGWLAVAVSLPFIWHAQILIHELGHYVFRRMFGVPTRRMVIGSGPLMFRIKGFEVRWIPAGGEVTPEIYCFDISVKRKIWVYRGGVLANAVTMLLWLKNPVWLALNLAVIWANTRVDVYPEKQTMTDGAWIALLRGGFGLPEGFDPCGKREENALASRGRKHEDKRQ comes from the coding sequence ATGCTGAGCGGGCTGAAGGGATTGGTGGTCGGGCTGTTTTTCTTGGAATGGAACCTGCTGCCTCATACGCGGCAGGGATGGTTAGCGGTTGCGGTGTCGCTGCCGTTTATTTGGCATGCCCAGATTCTGATTCACGAACTCGGGCACTACGTGTTTCGGCGGATGTTCGGCGTGCCGACGAGGCGGATGGTAATCGGGTCGGGGCCGCTGATGTTTCGGATCAAAGGCTTCGAGGTTCGGTGGATTCCGGCCGGCGGGGAGGTCACTCCGGAGATCTACTGTTTCGACATTTCGGTAAAGCGAAAGATTTGGGTGTACCGGGGCGGGGTTCTGGCGAACGCTGTGACGATGCTGTTGTGGCTCAAGAATCCGGTCTGGTTGGCGCTGAATCTGGCCGTGATTTGGGCGAATACCCGAGTGGATGTCTATCCCGAGAAGCAAACCATGACGGACGGCGCATGGATCGCGCTGCTTCGCGGCGGGTTTGGGCTGCCGGAGGGATTCGACCCTTGCGGGAAGCGTGAGGAAAATGCACTGGCGTCGAGGGGGCGGAAACATGAGGACAAACGCCAATGA
- a CDS encoding DUF86 domain-containing protein, with product MKTDKTYLEDILEAIRRIQEYTSDGEEAFFRSTMIQDAVIRNFEVIGEAAGKLSLRARLNRNIPWRQIIAFRNVLIHDYGNVNLKIVWRTVRDELPTLKRELEQYLQGRLEDDEPVTGL from the coding sequence TTGAAGACGGACAAGACATATTTGGAAGACATATTGGAGGCGATTCGTCGGATTCAAGAATATACTTCGGATGGAGAAGAGGCGTTTTTTCGGTCGACAATGATCCAAGACGCTGTGATTCGAAATTTTGAAGTAATAGGAGAGGCTGCTGGGAAATTATCGCTTCGTGCTCGTCTTAATCGGAACATCCCGTGGCGACAAATCATTGCATTTCGCAATGTACTAATCCATGATTACGGAAACGTCAACCTTAAGATCGTGTGGCGAACGGTAAGGGATGAACTTCCTACATTAAAACGCGAACTTGAGCAATACTTACAAGGAAGACTTGAAGATGATGAACCTGTTACGGGACTCTAA
- a CDS encoding nucleotidyltransferase family protein: protein MRKVSPNEVLLMSEFMHSERAEVHALLDQLPVGDVLKVKRFCEALIAGRVQADCGVSHRGLNQASIRALKPQILDIARRYHATDIRIFGSVARDEADSFSDVDLLVRFDKDVSLFELVGLQEDLGDLLGCPVHVTTECSLRPEIRASVLSEAIPL, encoded by the coding sequence ATGCGTAAAGTTTCTCCGAATGAGGTGCTTCTTATGAGTGAATTCATGCACTCGGAGCGTGCGGAAGTGCATGCTCTTTTGGACCAGTTGCCAGTTGGAGATGTACTGAAGGTAAAAAGGTTTTGCGAAGCATTGATAGCTGGACGGGTACAAGCGGACTGTGGAGTAAGTCATCGGGGGTTGAATCAGGCGAGTATTCGAGCCTTGAAGCCTCAAATTTTGGATATTGCCCGTCGGTATCATGCGACAGACATCCGAATATTTGGATCGGTTGCGCGTGATGAGGCCGATTCATTCAGTGACGTGGACCTTTTGGTGCGGTTTGACAAGGACGTGTCGCTGTTTGAGTTGGTCGGTTTGCAGGAGGATCTCGGAGATTTGCTTGGATGTCCGGTACATGTGACGACAGAGTGTTCCTTACGTCCAGAGATTCGGGCTTCTGTGTTAAGTGAGGCAATACCACTTTGA
- a CDS encoding transposase gives MSIPRNANDIVAKHLTGAVPNGALDVIGIHDANVVRALPTEIPKIEVRQEFVDILFELDDGRLLHIEFQSTRESALYRFAAYDLAIGEKHRRKVRTVVLYTGDVHDAPSELDVGTVRYQVENVYLNRMDGDAVLETVKRHLGTGEWTERDRVRLSFAFHMRFARRTRDEAFGEIVELVQRLPDREEQNYLAALILGFSARILAPEQKERLREVLRMTDLLREFEEEFKEKWMQQGSVSKAREIAERMFRKGASVSDVVELTGLSEQEAEEIRKRTLDA, from the coding sequence ATGAGTATACCAAGAAACGCCAATGACATCGTTGCAAAGCATTTGACGGGCGCGGTGCCAAATGGCGCCCTGGATGTGATCGGCATTCACGATGCGAACGTGGTGCGCGCGCTGCCGACGGAGATCCCGAAGATCGAAGTGCGGCAGGAGTTCGTCGACATTCTGTTCGAGCTTGACGACGGCCGCCTGCTGCACATTGAGTTTCAGTCCACCCGCGAGTCCGCGTTGTACCGGTTCGCTGCATATGACCTAGCGATTGGCGAGAAGCACCGACGCAAGGTGCGAACCGTTGTCTTGTACACGGGCGATGTCCATGATGCGCCATCCGAACTGGACGTCGGGACGGTTCGGTATCAGGTTGAGAACGTCTATTTGAACCGGATGGACGGCGATGCCGTGCTGGAGACAGTCAAGCGGCACCTGGGCACCGGCGAGTGGACAGAACGGGATCGGGTCCGGTTGTCGTTTGCGTTCCACATGCGGTTCGCGCGCCGGACGCGGGACGAGGCGTTCGGGGAGATTGTGGAGTTGGTGCAGCGTCTGCCGGATCGGGAGGAGCAGAATTACCTGGCGGCGCTGATTCTGGGATTCAGCGCGCGGATACTGGCACCGGAGCAGAAGGAACGGCTCAGGGAGGTTTTGAGGATGACGGACTTGCTTCGGGAGTTCGAAGAGGAGTTCAAGGAGAAGTGGATGCAGCAAGGCAGTGTCTCGAAAGCCAGGGAGATTGCCGAACGAATGTTCCGCAAAGGCGCATCCGTTTCCGACGTGGTGGAGTTGACGGGTTTGTCAGAGCAAGAGGCGGAGGAGATTCGGAAGAGGACTCTGGATGCGTAA
- a CDS encoding gamma-glutamylcyclotransferase family protein, which yields MNSNHVVFVYGTLRKGQSNRRVMKPHLVRELGEGVIQGEMYDLGAYPAVSLDGDGVVVGEWVEVTDDGLAALDGLEGYPRFYDRTVVRDLHGAVEGWVYHMTGRIPAGAPRIESGDWVAWLRARKEVRV from the coding sequence ATGAATTCCAATCATGTCGTATTCGTCTACGGAACGTTGCGAAAGGGCCAGAGCAACCGCCGGGTGATGAAACCCCATCTGGTGCGCGAATTGGGTGAGGGAGTCATTCAGGGAGAAATGTACGATCTCGGTGCGTACCCGGCTGTGTCGTTGGACGGAGACGGTGTGGTGGTGGGTGAATGGGTCGAGGTGACGGACGACGGACTGGCGGCGCTGGACGGGCTGGAGGGTTATCCGCGATTCTACGACCGAACTGTGGTGAGGGACTTACACGGCGCGGTGGAAGGGTGGGTTTACCACATGACGGGCCGCATTCCGGCGGGCGCGCCGCGCATTGAAAGCGGGGACTGGGTGGCCTGGCTGCGGGCGCGGAAGGAGGTGCGGGTATGA
- a CDS encoding metallophosphoesterase family protein, whose protein sequence is MPLKVLDLTELATGKQVWIVGDIHGYYGLFQRLLELIGYSPDTHLIVTVGDMVDRGEDSPAVVRWFQENGYAVRGNHEDMWLEIRFWAEGLPYDDGGRLNPAWSPRMRKQSFVKNGMARTLRQFLESGMSANEWLDYFAELPYAIIIGDYLIVHAGVDPHRPFSEQTFQHLTWIRHGFVDYRGLIPPEARLGKRVVCGHCETFWFAEPGKPVIRPDRVHIDIGTANGLALAAFCLNTEEVVMVDAPGKDEVLGRLRPLSAI, encoded by the coding sequence TTGCCCTTAAAGGTACTGGATCTAACAGAGTTGGCGACGGGAAAACAGGTCTGGATTGTGGGAGACATTCACGGGTACTACGGGCTGTTCCAGCGCTTGCTAGAACTTATCGGTTACAGTCCCGATACGCACTTGATCGTAACCGTCGGCGACATGGTTGACCGCGGTGAAGATTCTCCGGCTGTGGTGCGATGGTTCCAAGAGAACGGATACGCGGTCCGAGGCAATCACGAGGATATGTGGCTGGAGATCCGCTTTTGGGCCGAGGGCCTTCCATATGACGACGGTGGCAGGCTGAACCCCGCTTGGTCGCCGAGAATGCGGAAACAATCGTTTGTGAAAAACGGCATGGCAAGGACGTTGCGGCAGTTTCTTGAATCGGGGATGTCGGCCAATGAATGGCTTGATTACTTTGCTGAGCTGCCGTACGCCATCATCATCGGAGACTATCTGATTGTGCACGCAGGTGTCGATCCGCACCGGCCATTCTCTGAGCAAACGTTCCAGCACTTGACGTGGATCAGACATGGTTTCGTTGATTACCGGGGTCTCATTCCGCCGGAAGCGCGCCTGGGCAAGCGGGTTGTGTGCGGTCATTGTGAAACGTTCTGGTTTGCGGAGCCGGGCAAGCCGGTGATACGGCCGGATCGGGTACACATCGACATAGGCACGGCGAACGGATTGGCGTTGGCGGCGTTCTGCCTCAACACCGAGGAAGTCGTGATGGTGGACGCGCCAGGAAAGGATGAGGTGTTGGGGAGGCTTCGACCACTGTCCGCCATATAA
- a CDS encoding ATP-binding protein, producing MHTLFWHDNILFLDNGIAYGVYRLPALPYENQPDAVKRSIYRQLEVFFQTYRGNGQILSVAVPIPVEEVTSRMAAFSKHPHWRAHMELVAEQLRGHPSFERLTFLILPLASPLAAAWSQVLDRPDRIRDRVADQFLRFWGYTKRKVARVGSPVLTKHDIEAAAHAELRTFNRLQAVIPALARATPHELELLHRAPYYRGLAPWPVVLPDPLPRTVTIESGEVVIRPRPLRLALASAAVREDTFRIRVEHSDKRVSYQSVMAAASLPERMETIGDEWLYLPLEKLNFPVDACVHFEILSSQRAREIVYRRKKIVAAQGEEYAQAGDVPWDIYDGLEDAQALEAKLKAGMSFAVFHAFFAVAAGSELEMLRREEQLKEKLQGAIQLVHPPGDALKIWQAFFPGQSGGVDKAWSIPADPTMLAASGALGTAQVGDPAGMWFARMAHSGRPVWVDWFRAMRELNRSGAAAFVGTLGSGKSVGMKYASDTMLQWNAMGAVVDPKQGEYGALVGLWPKESVWWTFGAGSDLRFSPFRLGRDARESRLIAEGFLSVLLNVTTRREDQRASLVLQRALAALYEGEKWDMDHFLLCLDAERRDEQRREEERDVADLFLGLLEHYRDGETARALFGKDGEDNVMDDRARLVVASIMGLEFPDPGSVPDAWRDSQRFAVAILYLVTQIAFRRLVMAPQSVKKFFAVDEAWILRSIPEGRALLNRMLLLGRSMNLVLMMAVQNPDVLLPREGSENDDVSASLGWCFVGRITSRAQVQHAVRLLGLPLEEEEDLNHYVEVFQAFEKGRGFLRDPLGRIGEVQIDVVDEGLLRAFSTTPE from the coding sequence ATGCACACGCTCTTTTGGCACGACAACATCCTGTTTCTCGACAACGGCATCGCATACGGCGTGTACCGTCTGCCCGCACTGCCATATGAGAACCAGCCGGACGCCGTCAAGCGCAGCATCTACCGCCAGCTTGAGGTGTTCTTCCAGACGTACCGTGGCAACGGCCAGATCCTGAGTGTCGCGGTGCCGATCCCGGTGGAGGAAGTTACCTCGCGCATGGCGGCCTTCAGCAAGCATCCGCATTGGCGCGCACACATGGAGCTGGTGGCCGAACAACTGCGCGGGCATCCTTCGTTTGAGCGTTTGACATTCCTCATCCTGCCTCTGGCTTCGCCGCTTGCCGCGGCCTGGAGCCAGGTCCTTGACCGCCCGGATCGGATTCGGGATCGGGTCGCCGACCAGTTCCTTCGGTTCTGGGGCTACACCAAACGCAAGGTGGCACGGGTGGGGTCTCCCGTGTTGACCAAACACGACATCGAGGCGGCGGCGCACGCTGAACTGCGCACGTTCAACCGCCTGCAGGCGGTCATCCCGGCGCTCGCGAGAGCCACGCCGCACGAGCTGGAACTGCTGCACCGCGCGCCATATTATCGAGGCTTGGCGCCGTGGCCGGTTGTGTTACCCGATCCCCTGCCTCGGACGGTGACCATCGAGAGCGGGGAGGTAGTCATTCGGCCGCGTCCGCTGCGCCTGGCACTTGCCTCGGCGGCGGTGCGAGAGGACACGTTCCGGATTCGGGTGGAGCACAGTGACAAGCGGGTATCGTACCAGTCGGTGATGGCCGCGGCGAGCCTGCCGGAGCGGATGGAGACCATTGGAGATGAGTGGTTGTATCTGCCCTTGGAGAAGCTGAACTTCCCGGTCGACGCCTGTGTGCACTTCGAGATCCTTTCCTCGCAGCGAGCGCGTGAGATTGTCTATCGGCGCAAGAAGATCGTCGCTGCCCAGGGCGAGGAGTACGCGCAGGCGGGAGACGTCCCGTGGGACATCTATGACGGGCTGGAAGATGCGCAGGCTCTGGAAGCCAAACTAAAAGCGGGCATGTCGTTTGCGGTCTTTCACGCGTTCTTTGCCGTGGCGGCAGGCAGCGAGTTGGAGATGCTGCGCCGGGAGGAGCAGTTGAAGGAGAAACTGCAGGGGGCCATTCAGCTTGTGCACCCGCCGGGTGACGCGCTGAAAATCTGGCAGGCGTTCTTTCCGGGACAGTCCGGGGGAGTGGACAAGGCGTGGTCGATCCCGGCGGACCCGACGATGCTTGCGGCGTCAGGCGCCTTGGGCACGGCGCAGGTGGGCGACCCGGCGGGGATGTGGTTCGCCAGGATGGCCCACAGCGGCCGGCCGGTATGGGTGGACTGGTTCCGGGCGATGCGGGAACTCAACCGCAGCGGTGCTGCGGCGTTCGTCGGGACGCTGGGCAGCGGCAAGTCGGTCGGGATGAAGTATGCCTCGGACACGATGCTGCAGTGGAACGCGATGGGGGCGGTCGTAGACCCGAAACAGGGAGAGTACGGGGCGCTCGTTGGGCTTTGGCCGAAGGAAAGTGTGTGGTGGACGTTTGGCGCGGGAAGCGACCTGCGCTTCTCCCCGTTCCGGCTTGGGCGTGATGCGAGGGAATCCAGGCTCATCGCGGAAGGGTTCCTGAGTGTGCTGCTCAACGTGACGACACGCCGTGAGGACCAGCGGGCGTCGCTCGTGCTGCAACGGGCCTTGGCCGCGCTGTACGAGGGTGAGAAGTGGGACATGGACCACTTCCTGCTTTGCCTTGACGCCGAGCGAAGGGATGAACAGCGCCGGGAGGAAGAGCGTGACGTGGCTGACCTGTTTCTGGGCTTGCTTGAGCACTACCGAGATGGCGAGACGGCCCGGGCGCTGTTCGGCAAGGATGGCGAGGACAATGTGATGGACGACCGGGCGCGGTTGGTGGTGGCCTCCATCATGGGGCTGGAATTCCCGGATCCGGGAAGCGTGCCGGACGCGTGGCGCGACTCGCAGCGGTTCGCGGTGGCGATTCTGTACCTGGTGACGCAGATCGCGTTCCGGCGCTTGGTGATGGCGCCGCAATCTGTGAAGAAGTTCTTCGCGGTGGACGAGGCGTGGATTCTGCGCTCGATCCCGGAAGGCCGGGCGCTGCTCAACCGCATGCTGCTGCTTGGCCGGTCGATGAACTTGGTGTTGATGATGGCGGTGCAGAACCCGGACGTGCTGTTGCCGAGGGAAGGGTCAGAGAATGACGACGTGTCGGCGAGCCTGGGCTGGTGCTTCGTGGGGCGCATCACGTCGCGCGCCCAAGTACAGCACGCGGTCCGGCTGCTCGGTCTGCCGCTGGAGGAGGAAGAGGACCTGAACCACTACGTCGAGGTGTTCCAGGCCTTTGAGAAGGGCAGGGGATTCCTGCGCGACCCGCTGGGGCGGATTGGAGAGGTGCAGATCGATGTGGTGGATGAGGGGCTGTTGAGGGCGTTCAGCACGACGCCGGAATGA